One window of the Salminus brasiliensis chromosome 1, fSalBra1.hap2, whole genome shotgun sequence genome contains the following:
- the mtmr8 gene encoding phosphatidylinositol-3,5-bisphosphate 3-phosphatase MTMR8, which produces MEHIITPKVEYVKLLDRYTTKKAATGTLYLTATHLIYVEQANNTRKETWVLHHHISSIEKLPLTASGCPLLIHCKTFQLLHLLLPREREAQEVHQSLLRLSQPVKEEELYAFLYNPQQSDAERLDGWSLVDIRTDFSRMGLPNELWEISHINSSYELCSTYPSVLGLPKSASVATVTGSAKFRSRGRLPALSYYHKDTKAAICRCSQPLSGLSSRCIEDEQMLQAISEANPNCPFIYVVDTRPKLNAIANRAAGKGYENEGNYSNIRFHFQGIENIHVMRSSLQKLLELCAQKSPSMSDYLTGLENSGWLRHIKAVMDAGIFLAKAVGDEGASVLVHCSDGWDRTAQVCSLACILLDPYYRTIKGLMVLIEREWISFGHKFNHRCGHLEGDPKEVSPVFTQFVECVWQLSEQFPCAFQFNERLLLTIHDHVYACQYGNFIGNCQKERQEMRLRERTFSLWPFLLQHQNEFRNPLYKRSSHNSLLRPSTLPLHFRFWCGMYNRYDKGMHPKQSVLDTLLTLTLRQTQEERTMTELQKQLAVADGVLPHPDGPISLSSDKIGPPEAEAHMASFDQSNGDCVSLTNGAGEEAEPAHREEAEDDLRDAKDKPVSMVTQNSKEEEQESS; this is translated from the exons GTGGAGTATGTAAAGCTGTTGGACAGATACACCACCAAAAAGGCAGCTACTGGCACGTTATACCTGACCGCCACTCACCTCATTTATGTAGAACAAGCCAACAACACCCGCAAGGAAACATGG GTTTTGCATCATCATATATCCTCCATAGAGAAGCTTCCTCTAACTGCCTCTGGGTGTCCGCTCCTGATTCACTGCAAAACCTTCCAgctcctccacctgctgctgcccagagagagagaggctcagGAGGTGCATCAGTCTCTATTGCGTCTGTCCCAACCAg TGAAGGAGGAAGAGCTCTATGCATTTCTCTACAACCCCCAACAAAGCGATGCTGAGcggctggatggatggagtcTGGTAGACATAAGAACTGACTTCAGCAGGATGGGCCTGCCCAATGAACTCTGGGAAATCAGTCACATCAACAGCAGCTATGag ctcTGTAGTACATATCCATCAGTGCTTGGCCTGCCCAAATCTGCCAGTGTTGCTACGGTAACAGGCAGCGCCAAGTTTAGGAGCCGTGGCCGACTGCCTGCGCTCTCATACTACCACAAAGACACCAAG GCAGCCATCTGTCGCTGTAGCCAGCCCCTGTCAGGTTTGAGTTCACGGTGCATTGAGGACGAGCAGATGCTGCAGGCAATCAGTGAGGCCAATCCCAACTGCCCATTCATTTATGTAGTGGACACACGGCCTAAG CTAAACGCCATTGCTAACCGTGCAGCGGGTAAAGGCTATGAGAATGAGGGTAACTACTCCAACATCAGGTTTCATTTCCAGGGCATCGAGAACATCCATGTTATGAGGAGCAGTCTACAAAAACTACTGGAGT TGTGTGCTCAGAAGTCTCCCTCTATGAGTGATTACCTCACTGGACTGGAAaactctggctggctgagaCACATCAAAGCTGTGATGGATGCTGGCATCTTTCTGGCCAAG gcagTAGGTGATGAAGGCGCGAGTGTGTTAGTGCATTGCTCAGATGGCTGGGATCGCACTGCTCAGGTTTGCTCCCTTGCCTGCATTCTGTTGGACCCCTACTACAGAACCATCAAAGGACTAATG GTACTCATTGAGAGAGAGTGGATTTCTTTTGGGCACAAGTTCAATCACCG gtgtggtCACTTGGAAGGTGACCCTAAGGAGGTGTCCCCTGTCTTCACTCAgtttgtggagtgtgtgtggcaGCTATCGGAGCAGTTCCCATGTGCCTTCCAGTTTAATGAACGCCTTCTGCTGACCATTCATGATCACGTCTATGCCTGTCAGTATGGAAACTTCATCGGAAATTgccaaaaagaaagacaggagATGAG GCTGAGGGAGAGGACATTTTCTCTGTGGCCGTTTTTACTGCAGCATCAGAATGAGTTCCGCAACCCACTGTACAAACGCTCCTCACACAACAGTCTCCTCAGGCCCAGCACACTGCCACTGCACTTCAg attTTGGTGTGGGATGTATAATCGCTATGATAAGGGAATGCACCCTAAGCAgtctgttctggacacactcctcacactcacCCTCAGACAGACACAGGAGGAGAGGACAATGACTGAACTACAGAAA CAGCTGGCTGTCGCAGATGGAGTCCTCCCACATCCAGATGGACCAATCAGCTTGTCTTCAGATAAAATCGGTCCACCTGAAGCTGAAGCTCACATGGCATCCTTTGACCAATCAAACGGAGACTGTGTGTCTTTGACGAACGGCGCTGGAGAGGAGGCGGAACCGGCTCATCGGGAGGAAGCGGAAGATGATCTCAGGGATGCAAAGGACAAACCTGTTTCTATGGTAACCCAGAATTCCAAAGAAGAGGAGCAGGAATCCTCTTGA